The Magnetospirillum sp. XM-1 genomic interval GAGGTTTCCCGCCCCGAGCGCCGGGGGGCCGTGGTGGTCCGCGTCAACGACCGGGGGCCGGGCGGCGGACGGATCGTCGATCTTTCCGAGGCCGCGGCCAGGAGATTGGGGTTGGTGAACGAGGGAACCGGCCTTGTCTCGCTGCGGGTGATCGGCTTCGCCGAGTAGAGTGTTAACAAATATTCAATATATATTTACAATTCATTCTTAATCTGCTACCTGTTCACCGGTCGTTAGGAAAGCCTGGGCAGAATGCCCCGCACTTCAATGCAGGCAGGATGCAGGATTGAAACGATGAAGACGCTCAAGATCGCGGCGTTGGCCGCTATTGTGGTGTCGGCCGCGTCTCTTCCAGCCTCGGCTGAGATGGCTGGATCCGCGGGTCTGGGAGGCGAAAGCTACGGCATCGCGTCCTGGTACGGCCCTGGCTTCAAGGGCAACCGCACCGCCAGTGGTGAAAAGTTCGACCCCAAGGCTCTGACCGCCGCCCATCCGAC includes:
- a CDS encoding septal ring lytic transglycosylase RlpA family protein encodes the protein MASWYGAKYRGRKTASGERFDPSDLTAAHPVLPMGTLVEVSRPERRGAVVVRVNDRGPGGGRIVDLSEAAARRLGLVNEGTGLVSLRVIGFAE
- a CDS encoding septal ring lytic transglycosylase RlpA family protein; amino-acid sequence: MKTLKIAALAAIVVSAASLPASAEMAGSAGLGGESYGIASWYGPGFKGNRTASGEKFDPKALTAAHPTLPFGTLVEVSRQDKKKKSVIVMVTDRGPFVAGRSIDLSRAAARRLHMSHQGAVPVRMQVVGRTE